In Nocardioides cavernae, a single genomic region encodes these proteins:
- a CDS encoding copper transporter, with amino-acid sequence MITLRHHLLTIVAVFLALAAGIVLGGGPLSDVGPTAATSSGEKEAAPAADRAQTDYTESFVSALGPATVSGRLADRSVAVVTVPGADEQVVTALTEQVTAAGGTISARYDLSADIVDPGQKSLVDTLGSQLLTQQAEGDVAAEASTYDRVGQLLGLAVATKEAEGQDVNGKARAIVDAVSGAGLMAKPGEVAQRSPLVLVVLGTDAGDEGSDAILAGLVQGLAVQAGGVVVAGVTSDGGDGQLGRLRADPVSAAVATLDGVDTAAGRVATILTLQRSLTTPGGAFGASGADGPVPLG; translated from the coding sequence GTGATCACCCTGCGCCACCACCTGCTCACCATCGTCGCCGTCTTCCTCGCCCTTGCGGCCGGGATAGTCCTCGGCGGCGGCCCGCTCTCCGACGTCGGACCCACCGCCGCGACCTCGTCCGGCGAGAAGGAAGCCGCGCCCGCGGCGGACCGGGCGCAGACCGACTACACCGAGAGCTTCGTCTCCGCGCTGGGGCCGGCCACGGTCAGCGGGCGCCTCGCTGACCGCTCGGTCGCCGTGGTGACCGTGCCGGGCGCCGACGAGCAGGTCGTCACGGCGCTCACCGAGCAGGTGACCGCCGCCGGCGGCACGATCAGCGCACGCTACGACCTGTCCGCTGACATCGTCGACCCCGGCCAGAAGTCGCTGGTCGACACGCTCGGCAGCCAGCTGCTGACCCAGCAGGCCGAGGGCGACGTCGCCGCCGAGGCGTCGACGTACGACCGGGTCGGACAGCTGCTCGGCCTCGCGGTGGCGACGAAGGAGGCCGAAGGCCAGGACGTGAACGGCAAGGCCCGCGCGATCGTCGACGCCGTGAGCGGCGCCGGCCTGATGGCCAAGCCGGGCGAGGTCGCGCAGCGCTCGCCGCTCGTGCTGGTCGTGCTGGGCACGGACGCCGGCGACGAGGGCTCGGACGCGATCCTCGCCGGGCTCGTCCAGGGACTCGCCGTCCAGGCGGGCGGCGTGGTCGTGGCGGGTGTCACCTCCGACGGCGGGGACGGCCAGCTCGGTCGGCTCCGTGCCGACCCGGTCTCAGCCGCGGTCGCGACGCTCGACGGCGTCGACACGGCCGCCGGTCGGGTTGCCACGATCCTCACCCTCCAGCGCTCGCTGACGACTCCGGGTGGGGCGTTCGGTGCGTCGGGTGCGGACGGACCCGTCCCCCTCGGGTAG